Part of the Plasmodium malariae genome assembly, chromosome: 9 genome is shown below.
TAACATtaacaaatacataataacTATAATTAGGCTTgctctaaaaataaattatttcaaaaaaatttatatttatatttatatttatatattttatatgcatattaattaaatagtCTTGTTAATTCGGTTATGAAATTggataaaatttaataaaattacacgacataaaatatttaaatttttcttttaaataatattatttaaaatttatttgttatgattaagttaatgaaaaatagtTTTAAATTAGCTAACGTCttattgaaattatttataaaataatttgcaatgatcataataatttgaacaaaaaatatatatatactgtaaCAACGATTTAATGGAATTTAATTAACTGGAAGTACCAACgatattatctttttatatattttaatcgAAATATCTTAATATATTGCTAGCTATAAATTATACACTATTTAAACGaggttatttttattgttatatatgaTGAATTAAAGTTTTAACatcttaataatatataagacATAATTCTCTTACACTGTTGTTGCATTGATGACCTTTAATATTgattcaaaaattttaataatacagaaaattaagaattaatattaaaactaAATACTTGAATAGGCAAATGTGCCTTTCTAATATTCGttctattaaaatataaaatataattaaaaaaaaaaaatgggtgaatattaaaaaattattacatgttAATTTAATcagtatttataaataaataattgacactttaataataatttaagaaGCAATTACTAGCCATTTTaccttataattatatacttatattaaGTTGGAAAAATGGCTTCACATAGATACATTAGaacaattaattaaaatataagagctgaaaaatatgaaaggtaattataaataataaaggaattattacttaaattatatacaatattcttaaatataattttaaaataatattacattttttttaactcttATTCATATGCTATGATTTACTATATTCCTTGAagtattataaatgtatttcatacatattaaataattttgcaacctaaaaaatttataatcaGCAAGTTAAATTAtcttcttatatatttattgtgtttgtaatatattaaatattattataattaataatttttttcatatatatatgctttttaaaagaaaattttttttatatttggatgactaaatatatatcaattcatatatatatataagcagttccttatataatttttattttatatatatatattaagcaTATGATACGTATTATctcaatataaatatacatctATTGCAAAAAATAATCTATGATAAAATGTGAcgattcatatataaaaatttaatggaaataatatatttaaaactcagcaataaatacattcacaatatatttatctaaaattttatgaattttgGAGAACTTACTTATAAATTCAGAGtgaatttatgtatgtataaggtatatttattttttaaaaacaataaaattatttagtatttaaaaaatattttaatgtggCCTTCTCAtgaaaaattgttaaatttataaaatgcatatatatttatggctctgcataatatttcttaactTTTTGATGTCAGTTCTCCTATTATCTAAGAAGTAAAATTTGACTTAATTTGCAATTCACGAGTTTTTGGccttctttttataaaataaatcgcTAAAGCGGATGAAACATAACTTAAGAAAATCCTTTTAttcatgtattttatatgtacaatattatgttaaaaagcattactaatattattgtgcttttttttcttgtcgcatataatatatcatatgattatgttttaaaatttaataataaaaagtttgagaaaaataagttaaaatattttctttttttatatataatagatgtttttatttataaaaaataatttgaaaatattttttctattttctaGAGCAATTATAAAAcagaatacaaaaaatagaataatatgaaaaaaaaaaaaaacaaatttaataatatattttaatgctttaaatataatttattcaaattataaaaataagataattaATTTCagtataaatatgatatGCATCTTGTTGCTTAAATGTTTTAACATCTATAATagtatataatagaaaaataataatatattatatattaatattctatttttcttACTAATCAAAGaataattgtattatatctgttattttacaaattatttttacaaatggATCCATTAAgacttatataatattatacttataaaatatttctattaaaaataatatgtatctTTTCTTCTTAATATGGAAGAAAATTAAGTTACCAAAgcatgtaataattttttttgcaggAATAGCTCACTAAAAATTATcttattgttaaaaaaacaaaaaattatttcctCGTAAGGTAGaacattatattaaattatattattacaatgtttaaatattaaaatgaataaaagcagtttaaacaaattaagtgcttaaaaaaaaacgagtaaaatattaacaaataacatatatatattattaaaacaatttttatctagaatcctaatatatattttaacattataattatgGATATCCGATAcccaataatatattatagaatAATAGAACGTatgtataacaaaaaaaaaaaaaaaaatacgtttataaaatataagttatAAGTTATACATAACTtatgattttattaaaagaaattatttattaaggaataaaacaaaaaatattgctcaatatataatataataatattctaatatttaatatacataaattaactttctattttatatatatgccaaCGTGTTCCTATTTTCTACTGAAgcaagtaataatattactttCTTATAGATTTGCTTAtagaaaaaagatattatacataattttaatgattgttaaataaaagaatttctATCTTTATTCTTCTCGTTTTCtgcaatatattattcattatattagttttttttctttattccaTTTATACGTTAGAATATtcaagaaatatttttcacaGATATAATCTTATTTCactttaatattattctagtatattttatacactCCTTATCAATTTCTGATGTGTATTATTCcaatattttatagtatttttGTGTAGTATtctctatatatatggaatttacatatatataacctCTTATCCAATCTATTATTCCATAATCAATGGAactttcatatttataaccATAAATatccttatttttactattttctGAAACGTGGATAATGAAACCaatcgtatttttttttatctgtaattttctatataaattttctttcgTCTCCGATTTATTTATGGAATTCTCTATATATGATACACTATTTTCCATataatgtacatttttacattctTCTAGTTTCATCacaagtataaatatatacagttCTTCTAGTAAGTATTTTTTctccatatatttatataattcttcattattttgtttattctaCAATTACTTTACATTTATCAATGATGCGTCAtccttattttctttattctcACTTGTATCTAACATATTCTGAAATCCTTCTATCAATCTCATATATTATTCCTATgccaaatatttttttacaattatactattttttcatatctaTTGCATCCATGAGTCTTTTTTCCTATATAGGAATGAAATGTTTTCAATTGTATTTAAGATATtctcatttaatttttcgttGCTTTTTATGTAATCATGTTATGTTTtccatgtattttttaaattacaaaaccaataatcttttttcaccttaaaataaaaatttttgcgTCTGGCCCCTCATTTATTCCAAggaattttttgtttttcagtGTCATTGATACATTAAATGTTTTCCAATATTATATCACCACttattaaaatagaataCGTTTGAAATACCTCTTTTGCGAACAGTTAtaggaatatttttaataattctccttagttaaattataattcttCACTTTTGAATACTTCAATTACTTCCATATGTACTTTTATGATAGATTTTGTCCTCTCCTATTTTCTATTTGaagtatttacattttttattattttgtgttcatgtaatttttatcctcatgaaatatttttctaaataataatCCACAAGTTATGAGTTAAAACGCAAACTTCAATACACTATTCCATTTCtcaaacatattttaatgtaaatatatcaatTTATTATGTAGGGTTGTGTCAGTTTACAATTATTGTACTAATTCATAttctttaataattaattcattgtttgtattaattaaattttttttttttttttaaagaactacattttttaaaaaatttaatattatgctAAATAGAAAAGCGCTccaaattaatataaaatatttacacattCTTTTAATGCACcgaatttaataaaaaaagtaagtgCGTTATTTGTATTAACTACTATTGTtgatttcttattatattaaaaaaattatatcaaattTTATGGCACTATATACACATGCATGCAAAATAActattatcatatataatattatttttcttaatttattattaagataaataaaaatatattaattaaactAAAAAACTAACTATCCTCTATTACTTTCTCATATGCACAAAgtggataaaaaaaaagtaactaattttaaatacattCATTTATACCATTTTCCCATGAGATATGATGAGTATTCTTACATTAAATCaccataatataatttaaaatgatCTTTAAATTTCActtctttaaaaattcatgttcatgtataaataaataagttactaaaataattaatatacaatttAAAATGTGAGACTGTTTACTTGACAGACGTTTATATAGCACACGGggaatttttaatattgatatatatttaaaaatattttttaaaaatagatagtttaaattaaaaaagtacaactatttttgtaaatatgtatttattttatatatttccctATATAAATaggtaaaatatatgaagtaGAACTAACAAATAgcaaaaatttacaataaattttctattattctatatatcTTGGACctttaaatatgaatatatatatgaacctTAAACatagttattattactgatttaaaatgttctatgtaaaaaataattatttctgttacaaacaataattattatttataatatttttccatataatatatatattatatacataaaattaaatgttttaataatatagtgtgctatttaatattaactaAATTGGAGGGAAATAATAATCTTACTTTatctaaaattttattattattaatgtgAATATTCCAATTCAcaattattcatttgttaattttacttttttagtACAAAAatccatatataaatgattaaaaaacataaacatCTTAATTTCCAAGAAATGAGATTATAAAAGTACATAACTCAAATAACtcaaaaaaatactaaatataactttcgcttttatttaaatttacaaaaaataactttgttatattacatttaatcACCTAaagcaataatatatatacattgcatgcaaaatgttatatttatttcttttttaatgaaaCCTCTAATGGATATgtgttttacatttatttaattctattATAACGTTTCAAGTTAACAATAACTAAATGAAGTGTTACTGAATAATGCATGTTTTATATcgattcatatttattacgttaaaaaaagtaaaatgatTAGTATTTAAATATTGGTAGTTCATAACttatattttgcatattttaaaataactttaaaacaatattattgctacctttatgttatatgtaGGTAAACCTATTTAATAtcaaaaacataaaaataattatttatctgattatatcaaatatatttatttattcttgtttcccttatttatatttgaaaacttatatatacataattgatttttagaaaatcatttttgttataaaattaaaagaaggatatttatataataaataataatgaccTAAGAATCTAAGTTTATTTGCACAATAAATTTttgcaataaaaaatagtaaatataaaaatagaacaaatatttataatcctcaaaattaataatggtATACAATTAATTCATTCACaagaagaatataattttatcgcatatttataatttaatatattaaacattcaaaaatttaaacatatattaaataccTTTCATaaagtaattataataacattcataatacttattaattaaattttctttttgtaaaaataaaaaaaaatgtgcttGTTTTGGTTTTATtgtatacaaaaaaagatatataattaatgtaaaaaaaaaacaaatatgtttattaagcAGATCACAAATTAATCATTTTtgacaaaaattttaaagaaattaaatcaaaataattattcttttttaggAAAAATCATACATTTTGCTACTAATTTAAcgatattataatatatacaattttttatatgaattttataaaaaatacatacatttatatacaaatttatttaaataagcatatatatattattccaaTATACTGTATTATGTTCAAACaattcattaaaatacaaattaaaaaaattaaacaattaaattcactaagtatttataatatatatttacataattaatatcaaattaactatgtaaatatatgggGAATTATGTAAACTAATAGTATTCACATTGATTATatgcaaataatatatttaagagTGATAAATATCTTATCCCTTATTAGTAGTTTTccttacaaaaaaaattaactaattataacatatttaatgatttttttcctttatcatattatattttacaatttttgtcaaggtataaataatacttaaTACGGTTAAAACAGATACCAATACtagaaataatgaatatactAATGCCAATGGTAAAAATCCTAATCCTAAGGAACCCGATGATGTATCATACGAAGATATAAGCTTGAAAAATGCATAACATaacattaatattactactaatcctgctaataaaattaaaaagggtGGCGTAACTGCTAAACCTATATTCTTAcatatcattatatatgcagatgttttactatttttcctgttatacttaattttatatatagaatcTAATagattgaatatttttttttcaaaaaatatatctattcctttaattaaatatatccgTTTTTTCTTGTCTATGTTGTCTCCTTCCTTCATATTTAATGAcctttcttttaattttttactttttgatGCATGGTCATTgtcattaaatatatctttctCCTTACCTAATAATTTAACTTTCTCGCTTTAACCATATACAACCTTAGTtgattttatatacaaaGAATCCTCTACTAGTAATCTATTAGTTGTTaaagataatttttcatagaaATTATACTTCTTGTCCAAAGATTGactatatttattctaataaaaatgtgtaaacatttattatttaatgaatatatatttccacactaagaaaatattattttaaaaaattatacttaaaaaaaaatatatatatatattttaataccacattattgttataataactTGTCCAAATGAGAATggtaaatacaaatattttaataaatacaagccacataatattttctttcattcTATGCtactttaataattttagtttttgacaaataaaaattataactgtaatataaattttttaaatgatataaagaaactgtttatatttttatttttgacagatttatttcttttcttgattataataaattaaatttatagagATAtctcttatattttattcataaatgaaaaataactTTAACATTGATTTGGTATAGTTTCTATATTTgcttattacaaaaaaaaaaaaaaaaattattactaaaacagtattaataaaaatatatgaaaaatacgtaaaatatttgaattatttatttaatattattgagattctaattttttttttattaattgttataaagaaaaaatataaataatacaacagTGATTAGATATCATAAAAGAAATCAAAAATGACTTGATAGGTTATAATGATTtagaatttatttaaaaaaaagaaaaacatgtAGAAGATATAAACTAACATATATTCAATAGCTCATTGCaaagtttttcttttttttccgatagttgtattattatacatgttATATGTAGCTTTCCGAAttatagttaaaaaatatagattataatgatagtaaaaataaaagaaatataacatgtagttgaaaaaattattttttattatatagaatattcattttcatctatctaaaaaaaatatattttcttttataaacttttatatattaataaaataaaatttatatttactcaATAATATATGGATTTACGTATATTTCTAAAATCCCTAAAAAAAGGAGCGCTGCATTTTTGCGTGATGATTTTACTATACTATAATTTTCATCAAaagtacaaataaaatttattgttatttaataaaaatttttaaaattaatgaattcTATATTCctgttattttaaaaaatgaaattaaacatatatttacagaaacattaatatatttaaaaaaaaaaaaaaaatcttaatAGAATTATT
Proteins encoded:
- the PmUG01_09012400 gene encoding uncharacterized protein is translated as MEKKYLLEELYIFILVMKLEECKNVHYMENSVSYIENSINKSETKENLYRKLQIKKNTIGFIIHVSENSKNKDIYGYKYESSIDYGIIDWIRGYIYVNSIYIENTTQKYYKILE